The following proteins come from a genomic window of Rattus norvegicus strain BN/NHsdMcwi chromosome 8, GRCr8, whole genome shotgun sequence:
- the Or7g33c gene encoding putative gustatory receptor clone PTE03, with protein sequence MELENQTRVIEFFLLGFSEDPELQPILFGLFLLIYLVTICGNLLIILAIVSDSHLHIPMYFFLSNLSFTDICFSTTTVPKMLINLQKQSKAISYTGCITQLSCVLLFAGMENFLLAAMAYDRYVAICKPLHYTAIMKAHLCLVMILLSLYISIVDALLHGLMILRLSFCTFLEIPHYFCELYQVIKLSCSDTLINNILVYTMTSTLGGVPLGGIIFSYFKIISSILRMPSSGSRHRAFSTCGSHLSVVSLFYGTAFGVYISSAFTESYRKTSAASLMYTVLPPMLNPFIYSLRNKDMKNALKKII encoded by the coding sequence ATGGAATTAGAAAACCAGACAAGAGTGATAGAATTCTTTCTCTTGGGATTCTCAGAGGATCCAGAACTTCAGCCCATTCTCTTTGGACTCTTCCTGCTTATATACCTAGTGACAATTTGTGGGAACCTGCTCATCATCCTGGCCATTGTCTCAGACTCTCACCTCCACATTCCAATGTACTTCTTCCTCTCAAACCTGTCCTTCACTGATATCTGCTTCAGCACCACCACTGTTCCAAAGATGCTGATAAACCTTCAGAAACAGAGCAAAGCCATCAGTTACACAGGTTGTATTACCCAGCTCAGCTGTGTCTTACTTTTTGCTGGAATGGAAAACTTTCTTCTTGCAGCAATGGCTTATGACCGTTATGTGGCCATATGCAAGCCCCTTCACTACACAGCCATCATGAAAGCCCACTTGTGTCTTGTGATGATTTTATTGTCTTTGTACATTAGCATTGTGGATGCCCTTCTACATGGTTTAATGATTTTGCGGCTATCTTTCTGCACATTTCTTGAAATTCCCCACTATTTCTGTGAACTTTATCAGGTTATCAAGCTTTCATGTTCTGACACTCTCATCAATAACATTCTGGTTTATACAATGACTAGTACATTAGGTGGTGTGCCTCTAGGAGGGATTATTTTCtcttactttaaaattatttcttccatCCTTAGAATGCCATCATCAGGCAGTAGGCATAGAgctttctcaacctgtgggtctcacctGTCAGTTGTTTCATTGTTCTATGGGACAGCTTTTGGGGTATACATTAGTTCTGCATTTACAGAATCATACAGGAAGACTTCTGCAGCATCATTGATGTACACTGTTCTTCCTCCAATGCTGAACCCATTTATATATAGTCTTAGGAACAAAGATATGAAGAACGCTTTGAAGAAAATCATCTAA